The window AAACCATGACACCTGTTAAAGCAGAGATTTGTATTAGTTTCACGAAGTTAATATAGTGATAGCAACTGCTATATCAGATGTACACAATAAGATACACTTTAGCTATACCTTCTCCCTTAATCCATGCAGTTGTAGTCGCTATGATATTAAAGAAGAGGCAGAGAGCAATTCCTGCATGAGATCCAAATTTACAAAAATTACACAAAATCCATTAAAAAAACTATATCAAATTGTTTTTCCACCAGATTAGCTCTTGGTCCACTAATCAAATGAAGATGGTAGATCCCTTTGCAATATTTGAGGAATTCAAACTTATTTGCTTCTCATTTTATGTTGATAATCACATCATTCGTGCAAAATATGAAAGGAAGTTGCAACATAAATACTTGTTAGTGAATTTGTGTTAGGATCTAATAAATGTCCAAAATGATAGTCGGCATTGTTAGGATAATCCTTGTGTCCTGTAACCCCTCTCTCGTTGGTGACTTAATAATTAAGAAAGATTAGAAGCTGTAATAGCTAGCTGTAGACTCCAGGATAAGCTAGCTATGAGCTGTAAGAGCAGGTCGGCAGGGACTGGCTTCATGAAGAAGATGATGGAAATGGTTTTGTCTGCCTGTGTACTGTAGCGCCACCTTACTGTAGCACCAGGAGCACTAGCACCAGCCTAGAACTCCTATAAATAGGAGGGTGCACTTGTGTAACACAAGCTTGTAGTGTATCAACAAAGAAAATGGCTTTTAGTGTGTGAGGCAGCAAGTCACCTAAACAGCTTGTGTGCTTGTGCAAGTTGTGAGAAATAAAAGATATCGATAGAGTGTGAGAGTGAGAGTGAGAGTGAGAGAGAGGAGGGTTTcagtgctagtgctagtgctgtgtgtgtgtgtgatgtcAATAAAGCCTCAGTGCTAGTAGTAGTTTTGCGTGTGTGCTTGAAGCATATCTCAGGAAGAGGGGGAGTTGAGTGATTCAATTCCAACAGGCATGCAGGTGCCACCAGGCTCCAGTGGCCACCTGTGCAGGTCCTGTCAGGCCACGCAGAGAGACTGACACATGTTACAATTATGTTGCCCGTTGCAGAGAAATTGGAGAATGTTATCTGCATCACTAGTGTTTGAGGTAGGCCGGATTAGATCTGGAAGAAGAGGAGGATCAGTATTACTGGCAGATCGCCGCTGAATATGACCACTGGCTACTCACTGCTCATGTGATCTGGCTGTGGTCATGCAAGAAGAAGGGAAGGAGTGAGAGAAAGGAGTAGTAACTTGTTGTGTCTTTGGAGCAACGGGAGTCGAGAGGCATTGTGTGTCTCTGCTTTCGTCATGTTGCTGTTGGACTCTAGTTCAGGTTGCTGGGCTGATCTTTACTAGTTACAACGGCTCTTCTGACACTACTGTGGCTGATCTGATCTATGGTGTGGACTTGTGGTGCTGTTAACTATGCTGGTACTTTTAGTTGGTCGTTGGCCATGCTTGTCCGGCTACTTGGCTTTGTTGATATGCCTGCTGTGGAGGCTTGGGGATGGTACAACCGGAGGCAGCGAAACAGAGAGGACCAAGAGAATGGAGAGGTGATGGAGGCCAAGGCTTGGGACATGTGAGTAGAGGAGGTAGACGCCTGGCTGATTGGAGGTTGAGGAAGGGGCAGTGGAGGCCAGGACTTGGACTGCATTGGTATAGGTGGGAGACATGATCCTGTTGTTGGAGGTGCTTCACGTGATAATAGAAGAGAACACCCTCCAGGCTTCTGCATCATATGAAGCACACAGTTTGATATGGCGATCCAGTATTCGTAAGTCCTCGATACGCCAGCAGAAACTCAATCATGGTGGGTATGGTGGCTGGTACTGGTGGTGCGGTCAAGGCATGGAGGCAGAGGTCTCGTCGAGAGTATTAGAAAATAAAAGATGGCCAAGGTTGTTATTTCATGTCAATCTTGTGAGGAAGTGTTGGGAGAATTAAGGTATGTTTAGACTGCCCAAACTGCACCATACCAAATTTCTGGTCATGACcaaaagattggtctttgtttggatggtggGAAAACTTTTGGGCATGCCGATGCCCCCAATGTTCTTGCCAATATTGGCCAACTCATGGGCAAGCAAAAAACttgaccaaaattttggctagACAGATTATTGGCAGGCAAACTTGGGCCACAACCCAACAGAACCTTTGTACCAGAGAACCCAGGTTCGCAATCTATTGAGAGACCATATTAGATTCTGGATGTAAACTTGTAATCCTTACAATAAAGGGATTGGAGGTCCCGTGGAACACCACGTAATTATTTCCCAAAATAATCTGAAGTACTCAAGCAAAAGAAAAGGTAATGGCAGCACAACATATTCATACCAAACAGCACATTTTCCACATTACCAGAGCTTACCCAAAAATGATGAAaatgcaaggtactgcatttttTGTAGATGGATGGGTATCTCATTTGAAATATTGTGATGAATGAGAGGGAAAAAGGGTGGCCAGTTTTTGTCTTCTATGACAATGCCAGCTGAAAATAAAACAAAGAAGTGATTAGGAGAAatataattgtgcaaacacactGCTAGGGAAACCATACAAAGTATAAAACTAAATTTGCTCTTGCCAGAAGAAATGGCAATTGTTTATTTTCGGACATCCCAAAATTGGAGCCTTGAAATGACCAATTCTAAATTATCAATCTAAGAAAAGGATCATTGTCAGCAAATATTACCAATAACCATGCAGGTTGCAGTGTGACATACTGATAACCCTGATGTCCCATCCCGTGTCCTAAACTCTAAATGTCTATGATGCCCTTTTATGAACAATTCCGAAACACTGtgaactcctctcaaaatgagtGGGCAGGCTACAGTTTCTTGGTACACACTTCCAGGTGCACAACTTGCTTTCATCAAGCATGCTTCTATCTTCAATTTTTTAATGTGGACAAAACAAAACTATTAAAGCTATTCAGCAAAAGGAAAGAATGCGGGTTGTACCTCGCGACGCAGCCTCTTCCTTCCTTTTCAGTTCCTAGGGCAGAGAGACAAACAAAGAGGAATCAGATCAGCAGTTGGAGaaggaacatctcatatggtaaATAAAACATGTATCCACATACATGGAATACACTACAAAGAGACAATCTTTCTGTGATTTAAAATACTATGACATCTCACTGTCAAAATTCAACATATTAAATAATAAGCTCAAGAAACATGATCCTCCCAGATGAACCACCGTTTTGACTGGGAAACAAAATTGTATAGACCATTCATCACTGGATATACGACGCCATAACCAACCAAATTTACAAAGAAGTTGAGATATAGATTCCCCTATCTGGATAACAAGACCAAGTGACAAAACCAGGTCGAAATGAAATGGTTCTTGCACCTGTTCTTGGGACAAATGGTAatcagaaagaaagaaagaaatcaAATGATTGTTACACATGTTTTCCTATACATGTTTGCAATTTTTCATCAATTTAAGATAAATTTATGCTGACATAGAGCGCCGCATTGTTTTCCTCACAGCACAAATTTATCTTACATTGATGAGAAATCAGAATTGTTTTTGCAGTGCTAACATTTTTTTCCCATTAAAATTCACATGCCTGTTTGAACTACCAGCAAAAGCACCCTTTATTTTCCAGCAGAGCcactatatgctgcaagatgatGCATGTTTCTGCCCCTATTACTCGGCCTCAAATTGCATCACTACCAAATAGATAGTTCTGGTAGCCATTTGACCTCCTACTCTTAAGTCAATGCACACTACCTGTTCAGTAATTCCAATGCTCTGGTGGCAATTACAGCGAACTGCTTAATTAGTATTTGGTAGGTTGAGAACACGCAGATTCTGTAGACTCATGCCAGCACACCATAAAAAATTACCATATTGTCATTGCCAGACCAGCAGATAACTAATATACAGCATCTATAATCTATAGGGATTTTAGGGCTAGGATAGCTACTATATGCAGCACTAATGGTCTGAAAATCCCAAATCAACATAAATAAGGTTCTATTGATTCACTGGTTGTAACACTAAATAAAGCAATGCCCCAGTTAGCATATCTAAATCACAAATCACAGCGACGTTGTAGATTCTGAATTTACATCTGATGTGACACCACTTATGAGAAAGCTGGTAGCATATCAATATTTCTGTAACTGGCTAAGAGCAGCAGAACAGTCCAATCACTCAGCGATTGTAACACGCATACCTTTTCTCTTTTGTTTAGCTCGGCTTCCATCGCTTGGagttctttttcctttttcttcacATCCTAAATGAGATAATAACATGCATGATATAAATATATAAACAAACTACAAGGGATAACCAATACAAACATTTTTTAGAAACTTAATCAAAACTAACTTTACACATGAACAGTATAAATAAAGGAATAACTGTCACGTTTTGTATACAGTTTTACCCCATTCAGTCAATTTTATAAGGCGAACTTTGAGCTGGCACATGGATCTCTTACGATTGAGAAAGTGACCAAACAGAATGACTAAAGTACCCTTCCATTAACTGTTTTCGAAATATGCGAGAGAATATTTTACGTGGTTGGTCATGCATATATTCTTAAAAAGATAAtgaaacaaataatggcaaaaaTACAACAAAATTATTTATGCTAGGACGTCTTATAACTTTCACCAAAATTGGAAAACAGACCATCAGACTTATAGAAATTCTCACAAGAAGTACTTGATGATACATAAGGAATAGATAAATAATGACGAACAGAACATCTATCCAATTCCAATTAGAGTAAGAAGCTGGCTGACACAATTTTCTTGAGTGAAGAAAAACTTCTCAAAACTAAACGTACCTTAGTTGAATCCATAGGAATGTCCACATTATAAAAACCCGCAGGCTCGTGGGAGAGAGGTGAAAGCCGAGAATTGGAGGCAGGGGGGACACTCCCTCCCTGTAGAAAATGAAGCATTTGGAAGATATTAGGAACGGACAGCTCCAAAAATAGAAGCCTCTGAGCAACTTAATAATAGCATAATATTTCCTTTGCCAACAACTAGCCTTCTGCTCAACATCAATATTTTATGTACTTCTATGTAATGAATATGTATGGAATATCAACATAACATAACATACAATGGAAATCAGATGAAAGATCTGACAATTCAAAAATACCCAAAAGAAATGACGGGTGGTGGGTGCAAGAATTGCTGCATCCTGCATGCATACGCAGTTACTTGATTATTAGAACTTGACACAGGTTTTGGATTTAGATACCCAGTAATCAGTAAATATGCACGAGAAAAAACTAAAATATTTTGGCATGTTATTGAGCATGGCCTGCCAATGCATACTTTCACGGGCATGTGCATAGGCACATTAAGTTTTCAAGGGCATATGCATAGGCACATAGTTTTTAATGTGATCACAGCGGGGTGTGTTTAAGTAGATTACACTCAAACGTTGCCTTGTCTATGTCAGCTCAATGACATCGCCGATGAATAAACCTATCTCGCGGTACAAAAGAACTTGCGACATGTAGTTCTTCAACTTTGGCTCCCACGTAGAGCCTAGCTAGAATGTAAGAATCTCGAACCTAAGATTTTTATCCATGACCTATCCATACATTTTTGTCTTACGAACATACCTATCCATATACACATTAACCATGTTCCAACATATGTAGCTTATAGCACATTGGAAAATTTCTAGAAACCATTTGAATTACTGAGCACCAAAACAGTGGGTCTGAAATTAGTGATGTCTCAAAATGAACCCAAGGGCAGCAAGTGGCTCATCCTCTACCTGACAAACACTACCAGCATTCCACCATACATAATGTCGAGGTCCCTAATGTTTAACATAGCATATGGTGGTAACCGAGCTCCAGCAACTTCACACTAGTACTCAGTAACTAATTAACAAGCAAACCAAGTGAGCAACTTCACACTAGTACTCAGTAACTAATTAACAAGCAAACCAAGTCATATAAGACGGTATCACACACATCAATCAAACTATCAAACATACCGCATTGTGTAAGTTTGCTTGCCACGACACCAAAATCCCAAGTTCAAGCAACAAGGGTACATTTTAGTTCCATGCATCTAGCTTCCAATTACTTCGCATCAAGCTAGCTAATCATCCACCGCGCAGCCTTAGCTCCTCGCACGAGCACAGATCCAGAGCCAACCAACCGCTTCCTGAGCAATCAGCCGACACAGCCTACAAAGCGCAATCGCCACGCCAACTCGAGGCGCACAAATCCGCGTCCCCCTCCCATGCCCAGATCCAGCGCGCGGGGAACCAAACAAGCAATGCCGATCTCGAACGCGGGTACGGCCGACGCGGACCAGGCCAGGAaaggaaaataattaaaaaaaaggCAGCACGAGATCTACGCAGACGGGGGAAGCACTGCATCTCGAGCGCGAGCGCTCGCGCCGACGGGAGGGAGAGCTTTGAGGGGTCGAGCGAGCACTCACGGCGAAGGGATTGACGTCGTCGTCCTCGAAGCCGTTGCGGCCCGCCATGGGTCTCCGGGGCCCTTCTCCGACGGGCGGCGGCGATGGGCGGCGGCGTGGTGGCGACCGACCAGGTGCGTGCGGCGTgcctccctctcctctctctctctagtCGCGTTGCTTTCTAGTCTAGTCTGGTACGGGGAAAGGGAGACGCGGTGGCTGCGCGCGAGGTAGTCGCTGGCGGGTGGGGTCCGGCGGGGCTGACAGGCGGGGCCCCGGAATGCGAGACGCCAACCTGGCCGTACGGTGCGGGGCTGTGCTGGTGCTGGTGGCGGCTTTTCGGTGCGGTGCGGTGTGGCGTCCCTTTCGGCCCGCGAGCAAACTGAGATCTCGGGTTACCTTCTGCCTGCCCCTACGCGATTGGGTTCTCCATCAAGTtcaatttttcgtcaagtttggTTCTGTTGCGTTTCGAATACAAATAGAGTAGACGTTCGGATGTCAAATATGCTATTTTAGGGACTATGTATGTATATGGGTGTGTTTGGTTTTAGCCTAGCTAAAAAAATTATCAAAGATTTTGCTATACCATGATTTGACCAATATTGACCAAAAAATGAACTAAAGTGGACAGAGGAGCATTGACATGCCAGGAAATTGGTcatgttccaaacaagaacaaaAAATTTGGTCATGGCCAAAATATTTGAAAGTGGCTTTTGGTTAGAACCCAAATACATGCAAACGTATATCCTTGTGCTGCTTACGATATTCGGATCTCAGACCGAGTGTGCGATAGACTCAAACCATGCATGCAGGGGAGGGGTGTGATGGTTGCCTTTTGTAACTCTCTTCGTGATTTCATGAAAGATTTATAAACACCAATATAGGTGCACATGCTTGGGTCGTACCCGCAAGATGGTCACATGGCTCATTTTGGTCATGATTCTCCAACCTACTACATATGCAGTCTTGCTGTGGTGAGCAATCACTTGCCTCGAGCGAGACTCGGGTGTCTAGCCATAGTCGAGTCACAACTTGGATCCATTATGATAAGCAAGTTTGTCCAATACAATGACTTGACAAACCCTCTTACAAGCATCAATCTCATGCTTCGAGCCTCATGAGTAATATCGCGGGTAGATGAAGGTTATAAGAGGGTGAGCCTTCTCTTTCTTGCAGTGTCGTGTGAGAGACAACAATTCCATCTATTTGACTGAGGTGTTTGGTGCAACAGTTTCATCTATTTATTTAATATTTCAAAGAGATACTTAAAGGCATCTTATATCTGATATTTATTAAAGGGAACAACAACCATAACACTGGAGAGACAATCAGACGTGGACTGACCAGTACAAGATAAAATCACATTGCAAAATATACTACTCTCCTCCTTCCTTCGATTGTACCCCGCCAACCGGAGATTGAAAATTGCACTGAAAGTAAAGAAGGGGGCATCTACAAACGTCTTTGCCATATCGGGCTTTAAAGACTACAATAACCACTCACCCCTTGAGACGAGATCTAGAAGTTGTTGAAGAAGTATCGGTTGGAGAATCACCCCAGGCAAACAAGCTCGCAATCCATCGCCACCCGGTCCCGAGTGTTGGGGAAATTCGACCATGCTGCAGAACAAGACAGAAGAAGATGTCAAAGTCATTGCACCGATGGCCAACCAATCGCCCGCTCTCCTTGGAGGACACATCAATTGCCAAGATATGAGGAGAGCCAACAAATTTGGAGACACAAACTCTCACAAGCCCTTTCGGATTAGACATCATCGAGATAGTGAGAAGCCGGAGAGACCTCATTCCAGCACGCCATTGTCGCTACCACATTGTCGATGTCGTCGGGGGAAAGAAAcaaaacctaaggagagaaaggGAACGAATGGAAGGGTTCCCAATCCTCTTGTCGTCAATGAGGCCGCCGGACAAGGGAGAGGAAGGGGCCTATGCGGAGGCGCGGGGAAGAAATTTCACCGATGGCGGTGGCTCGGGTTGAGAGAGGCTGGGAACGTTATAATCTATTAAAAAGGGTGATTTGGTGAAGCAAATTCTACCCGAGCAACCATGGTTGATTTTCGAAAGTTATGTTAGACAAGGGAGATGAGAAGTGATAACGTTGAAGCCACAAGCAATAAAGAGTGCAGGGTGCGCAAAATACACCGTAATATATCCGAAGAAGTGTAATTCTGAGTTGTGATTTTTGTGTATACACAATACAATGAGTTAAATTAGCTCAAATATTTCTAGATAAATATGTAATACTCCATTCTGTGCAACTTGAGAATGAATGCGAAAAGCACGATCCGATCCAGAAATTGAGAGATTCAAGTCACGAAATGCTCATGCTTTTGTATCGCGGCAACCCATAGGCCATAGCATTACCATATTCATGGCTTTAGTTCTTTATATTGTATTTTGAAAATCTAGGGTGCTGAACTCACTATAAGTTAAGATATCTTCTTTTTTTGTGTGAAACTTCCGACCTTTTTTTTTGTGCAtgaaactttcaatctattcatctttaATCATGACAGTACAGTAATgaccagaaataataaaaattacatccagattcgCAGACCACTTAGCGACGACTATAAGCATTGAAAGGAGCCGAAGatgcgccgccgtcatcgcccctccctcgtcGGAGTTGGGCataacttgttgtagtagacagtcgggaagtcatcGTGTTAAGACTCCATAGGACTAACGTACTGGAACAACACCGCCGTCGATGAAGAGAAACTGCCGATCTATTCAACTTTAATCATGACAGTACAATGAgcaccagaaataataaaaactACATCCAAATCCATATACCACCTatcgactacaagcactgaagcgagtcGAAAGCGTAGCGCCATCATTGCCCCTCCCTTGCCGAAGCCGGGCAAAACTTGCTGTAGTAGACAGttgggaagtcgtcgtgctaaggcccgaTAGGACCGGCGCACTAGAATAGCAACTGCCACCGACGAAGAGAAGCGTATATCGGAAGGATCCAGTCTAAAGACACACGCACGTAGACGAACGAAGACCGGATCCGAGGAGATCTACCAAAGACAACCGCCAATTGAATCATGCGAGATCcgtcggagacacacctccacacgccatCGACGATGCTAGACACACCACCTAGACAGGGACTAGACGGGGAAAATGTTATTCCATCTTGAGGGAGCCGCGGCCGTCTCGTCTCCCCGAGGAGGACACAAGCCCAGCAAAACTCACAAAATTGATCCTGGCCCTTGCTGCGGGGATGGCTCCGTTTTTTTTATGTCTTTGTACTCGCGAAATCCGTGCGACAGAATGCAAATCTTCATTTTGTCTGAAAATATTTGACTCGAAAAGGACCTCAGGACCCTGCAGACACAGCCATGTTACAATGTGCACAAGGTGTGCACTTTACACGGTGTCAAATAGGTCGGGAAAACTTCGCCGTGCAAAGAACAAAGCACAGGTCGTGAACACCACTTTCCACTGAGCAAGAACATCACCTCTGATCAGTATTTTAAGCTCAACTATCAGATAAACACAGCTTAATTAGAGCTCACAGTAGCTGAGCCCTTTTGACTCCCGGTCTCCCACCACACTACCACGGGGGTCCTCGGCTCGCACAAATCAAAGCACGACGGAGGGAAACCCAAAGCCACGCACTGTCCTCTCCGCTCGCTCTCCCACTCCCCCCTGTCTGTCCCTCCTCATGCTCACCACCATCAGACCAGCCATGCCCGCCTAGCTAGCTAAGCTAAGCTCGGCTACAAGCCCAGTAGAAGCGCGAAGGACGGTGTAGCCGTGTAGGCATGGGCTGCTGCGTCAGCAAGAAGTGCGGCGAGCCGCCGGGCGCGGCCGATGGGAGGAAGGCCGTGGAGGCCCGCGACCTGCCGCCGCCCGAGGAGGAGAAGGTCAAGGAGGTGCTCTCGGAGACGCCGCGCGTCAAGCCGCGGTCCAGGGCCAGGCGCGTCGCTGGCGGCACGGTGGTGGCGCCGTCGGCGGAGAAGGCCAGGGCCAAGGACGGCCATGGCGTCGGCGGCAGGGTCAGCAGGCCCGCGCGCTCCGTCGAGGAGAAGTCGGAGGCGGCGTCCGAGTCGTCGGCCGCGACCACGGTGGCCGGGCCCGAGCGGTCCCCGTCCAAGCCGCCCAGGTGCCGGCAGGGAAGGGCCGCGCCCGGTGGCGAGCTCAGGCGCGCCAGGCGGGACCGAGACCACGGCGCGGCCACCCccggcgggcgcgggcgcgcgTCCCAGTCGCCCCCGCCTCCGCGGCGCGACCCCGGGCGGAGGTCGCCGTCGCCGGCCGCGAAGCGGGCGCAGGACCAGCGCCGCGACACCGCCGGCTCGGCCTCGTGCGCGCAGAGAAAGCCGCCCGTGCCCGCGAGGCCATGCGGCCGCACGCCGACGCCGCCCCGTGGGCAGGAGGTGCCTCCCCAGCCATCGCCGGCGCCACCGGCGGCGGCGAAGCCACTCCCGCACGGTCCTCCTACGCAATGTGCGTCCCCACCGACGCCACAGGTACCGGAGCAGGAGGATACGGATACTCCCCCGGGCAGCGACGGCGACGCTGCGGCCGGTGGCGGCGAGGGCGAGGGGAAGGAGTCCCTGGAGAACCCCCTGGTGTCCATGGAATGCTTCATCTTCCTGTGACAGTAGCACTAGACCTGCCTTCTCTCGCTTCCCAGTAAGTAATCAGTGCTCCATTGCTACAGTTAGGAGTAACTAGATTTAGCAGCCGTGCTGATTTGGTGAATGTAATCTCGCTGGTAACTTCTTCTCGGGTTGGAATTTTGCATCCCGGGGAAGAAATCAGTCCCAGCTCTTTGGTGTACTCTGTACAACCACTACTTTCTTTGGTGTACTCTGTAATCAGTAATCTTTCCTGTAGACTGTAGCTAATCCAAGCTAAGCTAGCCAGGGCATCTCTGTAATGAACTGCATTAATACCTCTTGCCTTCCTAGTACATCGACTGCGCTCTGATCTTTCTTGTGCAAAGCTGGAGTTGCCACTTATGTTGATCCGATCCGATCCCATCCATGGATGGACCATGGCCGTTTCTTCCTCGTTGCATGGCATGGTCCATCACGATCAGTTCGCCGGGGCATTCAATTCAATGGCTCCTCATCCGCATTCGCCCAGTTCCATAACTCGGCTCAACCGCTTTGCGTTGCACGTCCGGCGTACGTCAACGGGCCGATCCGTGCCTGCGTATTCAATGCCCGCGCGTGGTGGCGATCGGCGAGCACCGACTGCTATGGTATGCATGCACACGAGCGACGTCTGTCTACTCGAGCAAATGCGCCGAGCTGCAGGCAGGCAGAACGTGTGCTCTGCTTGCTCCGTCGTCTGAGATTCGTGGGAGGAGACCGTGTCGACAGCGGCGCGTGTGGGGGCGTGGCCGTGGCCGGGGGCGGGAGCGGCAGAGCACGCGCGCCGGGGCCGCCCGCTGCCTTTTTCGCGCCactctcccttcccttctccgccgtgcgcgcgcgcgcgcgcccAGTGGCCACTGTGGTGTCCAGCGACGTTGGGGTGCGTGCCCACCATCGCACCCCGCCGCCTGTCGGCCGCTCGCCGTTGTCGCCACCCCGGTGGCCGCGTCCCCCCGCACGGGATTATTTTAGCACGGCGAGCCGCATGCCGCGCTGGTGCCCACACGAGCACACGCCGCTGCCAGCCACGGTGTGATGGTGTATACTACAGTTGTACTGGTACTACTACGTACTATACTGCCTGGCCTTTGCGCTGGGACGTTTCTCCAACGGGCTCGCTTTTGCGGTGTACCACCTGTACGGGGAGATCGCGGCGGATCTGGTGCCGGTGGCCGGGAACGGTGGGGTGGGGGCGTGCACGGCGACCCCGTCCCCGATGCGTGCGTGGCCGGCGTGCCGCGGCGCTTTCTGCCGCCACCGAGGCAGGGCCGGCTTTTTTGAGCCTTTGCAGACCAGGTGAGCCCGACCGACTCGCTGGAAGCTCGCGGTTTCTCGACCCCCGCACGTAGTCGGGTAAAAGGGGCGGCGCTCGCATTATGCCGACATGCACGCAGTGGCAGTGGCATGGTAAAAAGGGCGACGCTCGCACGCCGACATGCGCGCAGTGGCATGCACGGTGAGCTCCCCAGGCTGGGCCTTTTCGCCCGCGTCGCAGCTTTCGAGCGCACCGCTCACTGCTGGGATACAGCAAGCCAAGCGGCAACTGCCATGCT is drawn from Aegilops tauschii subsp. strangulata cultivar AL8/78 chromosome 1, Aet v6.0, whole genome shotgun sequence and contains these coding sequences:
- the LOC109785950 gene encoding secretory carrier-associated membrane protein 3 encodes the protein MAGRNGFEDDDVNPFAGGSVPPASNSRLSPLSHEPAGFYNVDIPMDSTKDVKKKEKELQAMEAELNKREKELKRKEEAASRAGIVIEDKNWPPFFPLIHHNISNEIPIHLQKMQYLAFSSFLGIALCLFFNIIATTTAWIKGEGVMVWLLAIIYFISGVPGAYVLWYRPLYNAMRTESALKFGWFFLFYMIHIIFCVWSAVSPPFPFKGNSLTGILPAIDVITKSLIVGIFYFVGFGLFCLESLLSIGVIQQVYMYFRGSGKSQELKQQAARGALSSAF
- the LOC109785944 gene encoding uncharacterized protein, producing MGCCVSKKCGEPPGAADGRKAVEARDLPPPEEEKVKEVLSETPRVKPRSRARRVAGGTVVAPSAEKARAKDGHGVGGRVSRPARSVEEKSEAASESSAATTVAGPERSPSKPPRCRQGRAAPGGELRRARRDRDHGAATPGGRGRASQSPPPPRRDPGRRSPSPAAKRAQDQRRDTAGSASCAQRKPPVPARPCGRTPTPPRGQEVPPQPSPAPPAAAKPLPHGPPTQCASPPTPQVPEQEDTDTPPGSDGDAAAGGGEGEGKESLENPLVSMECFIFL